Genomic segment of Candidatus Flexicrinis affinis:
TGGCCAGCAGCATGAACCGCGCTGCGATTCGAAAGGGGCTAATCACGCGACCCGCACCTGCACGACGCAGCGATTCGTCGTCGGTCGGAACGCCCTCGAAATCGGATATGCCACTGCGCCTCAGCCCGCTGGCAAACCGGCCGTTCTTGGTCACCACAAGGACCGCATCGAGCAGCGGCATGCCCTCGGTCAGCATGTAGCCGATCACGATGCTCGGCATGATCACCCGCGTTGCCGCGGCCTCGATACGTATCTGCCGCTCTGGCTCCTCATAGGGTTTCACGGTCCTCAACACGCGCAGCGCTCATATGTGATCTCGTATGACCGCGCCTCAAGTACGCCGCGACCAATGACCGGGGAGGGGGTCTTGAACGGCGTTTCAACCAATGCTATACTGCTGCCGTCTACGCCACCGTAGCTCAACGGCAGAGCATTCGCTTCGTAAGCGACAGGTTAAGGGTTCAAATCCCTTCGGTGGCTCTCCAACGGCCTGCATGCTCTGATGCAGGCCGTTTTCGTTCAGGGGGCACGGGTGTGAGCACGCAGCACGAGATAGGCGTACCGTTTACGATTGGCGTTGCCGGCGGGACAGGCTCAGGCAAAACCACCGCCGCCATGGCGATCGTAGAACGGGTCGGCAGCGACAAAATCGCGTATCTTCCCCACGATGCATACTACCGCGAGTTAATCAACCTTCCACCCGATAAGCGCGCTACGGTGAACTTCGACCATCCCGACTCGCTGGATACGCCGCTGATGATCGAGCATATCAAGCGTCTGCGCGACTGGGAGCCTGTGGAGATCCCGGTCTACGACTTCACGATCGATGCGCGCACCGACCGCACGATCCACGTCGATCCCCAGCCGATCATCCTGGTTGAAGGGATCTTGATTTTTGCCGAGCCGGAGCTTCGCGATCTGCTCGACTTCAAGATCTTCGTGGATACCGACTCCGATATCCGCTTTATCCGCCGCCTCCAACGTGACATCCGCGAGCGTGGCCGCTCGGTCGACAACGTGATTGAGCAGTATCTTCGAACGGTGCGGCCCATGCACCTTGAATTCGTTGAGCCAAGCCGCCGCTATGCCGACATCATCATTCCGCAGATGGGCTTCGATCATCCGGCGATCGACATGGTCGCTGATCGGGTTCGCGCGCTTGCCATGCGTGGTACGCCGCCACACCTAAGTCGTTCCTAAGGCGTCACAGATAGGTCGCTGAGAGTCGTGTGTTTCCGGCGGTAGAAAGTGCTATATTGCGATTATTGTTACTTTCTGCACAATCTACAAAGAGGTGCGCACCGTGTCCGGAATCCGTGCTGGTCAGCTCGTCAAC
This window contains:
- the udk gene encoding uridine kinase, producing the protein MGVPFTIGVAGGTGSGKTTAAMAIVERVGSDKIAYLPHDAYYRELINLPPDKRATVNFDHPDSLDTPLMIEHIKRLRDWEPVEIPVYDFTIDARTDRTIHVDPQPIILVEGILIFAEPELRDLLDFKIFVDTDSDIRFIRRLQRDIRERGRSVDNVIEQYLRTVRPMHLEFVEPSRRYADIIIPQMGFDHPAIDMVADRVRALAMRGTPPHLSRS